In Pseudofrankia saprophytica, one genomic interval encodes:
- a CDS encoding WXG100 family type VII secretion target, which translates to MADVKIDYAQVNGVANQLQNQGGDIQVQLGALQRQVASLLTPEGGLWMALSSPVLNANYESFNTSLTQVIASIGQFATTFQTIAQNFQQMDQSIATPGAADG; encoded by the coding sequence ATGGCGGACGTCAAGATCGACTATGCGCAGGTGAACGGGGTCGCGAACCAGCTGCAGAACCAGGGTGGCGACATCCAGGTCCAGCTGGGCGCGCTGCAGCGGCAGGTCGCCTCCCTGCTCACCCCCGAGGGCGGGCTGTGGATGGCACTGTCCAGCCCGGTGCTGAACGCCAACTACGAGAGCTTCAACACGTCGCTGACGCAGGTCATCGCCAGCATCGGCCAGTTCGCCACGACCTTCCAGACGATCGCACAGAACTTCCAGCAGATGGACCAGAGCATCGCCACCCCGGGCGCCGCGGACGGCTGA
- a CDS encoding TetR/AcrR family transcriptional regulator, producing MGGGAREALLRDTIAYLAEHGIGDVSLRQLAAALGTSHRMIIYHFGSRDGLLVEVVRAMEEQQRAALAELRREPVTSAAELGRLMWQRLSAPALAPFERLFFEIYGQALQGRPYARPLLDGVVEDWLGPLAEILEQDGMTPQAARAQARLGLATTRGLLLDLLATGDLEGVSQAMERSLAAFERERG from the coding sequence ATGGGAGGCGGTGCTCGGGAGGCCCTGCTGCGCGACACGATCGCGTACCTGGCCGAGCACGGGATAGGCGACGTGAGCTTGCGCCAGCTGGCGGCCGCCCTCGGCACCAGCCACCGGATGATCATTTATCACTTCGGCTCACGGGACGGCCTGCTGGTCGAGGTCGTGCGCGCGATGGAGGAACAGCAGCGGGCCGCGCTCGCCGAGCTGCGCCGCGAACCGGTCACCTCCGCCGCCGAACTGGGGCGGCTGATGTGGCAACGCCTGAGCGCCCCGGCGCTGGCGCCGTTCGAGCGGCTCTTCTTCGAGATCTACGGCCAGGCGCTACAGGGTCGCCCCTATGCCCGGCCGCTGCTGGACGGGGTCGTCGAGGACTGGCTCGGGCCACTCGCGGAGATCCTGGAGCAGGACGGCATGACGCCGCAGGCCGCGCGAGCGCAGGCCCGGCTCGGCCTGGCCACCACCCGTGGGCTCCTGCTGGACCTGCTGGCCACGGGCGACCTCGAAGGCGTCAGCCAGGCGATGGAACGGAGCCTCGCGGCGTTCGAGCGGGAACGCGGGTAG
- a CDS encoding SRPBCC family protein has translation MYYETSVTIDATADEVWTVMRDVERWPDWTPTVTNARTDDGELREGSVVRIQQPRLPVATWTVNDLKPGQGFSWISKATGMTTLAEHRIAPAAAGDGVTVTLSLRQSGPLAPIVGLFMARLVRRYVDTEAQGLRGRCERVGSGT, from the coding sequence ATGTACTACGAGACTTCGGTGACCATCGACGCCACGGCCGACGAGGTGTGGACGGTGATGCGGGACGTGGAGCGCTGGCCCGACTGGACCCCGACCGTGACCAACGCGCGCACCGACGACGGCGAGCTGCGCGAGGGCAGCGTCGTCCGGATCCAGCAGCCCAGGCTGCCGGTGGCCACCTGGACCGTGAACGACCTGAAGCCCGGACAGGGCTTCTCCTGGATCTCCAAGGCCACCGGGATGACCACCCTCGCGGAGCACCGCATCGCGCCGGCAGCGGCGGGCGACGGCGTGACCGTGACCCTGAGCCTGCGGCAGTCCGGGCCGCTGGCGCCGATCGTCGGCCTGTTCATGGCCCGGCTCGTCCGCCGCTACGTCGACACCGAGGCCCAGGGCCTGCGCGGGCGCTGCGAGCGGGTAGGGTCTGGCACGTGA